In Holophagales bacterium, one DNA window encodes the following:
- a CDS encoding serine/threonine protein kinase, with amino-acid sequence MSRPSDDPAVDRRALELFDELVEMPPAERQATLALVRAGDPELAERVSALLSADATGSPLLGAREVPRSGTVPRGEQGMPGTLLGPWRLLRRIGQGGMGEVWEAERTEGDFAQRVAVKIVSRELTSPSLRARFARERRILARLDHPSIARLVDGGVANDGTPWLAMELVEGLPLTEHCRSLALPLEAACRLLLAVAEAVDHAHRALVIHRDLKPSNVLVDRAGRVRLLDFGIAKLIEDGETGTESSDFAAAPATALTRLEERLLTPSYASPEQVRGEPVSMATDVWALGVLLFELLAGRRPFDRPGASRVEIEHAVLEREPGSPWAGNAGRFRPGRRLRRDLEAITARALAKVPAQRYPSVDRFAADLASALAAHPIAARRMGFGTRSLRFLRRHRIPAALVALTLCSMAVGAGVSLRQARARALEARHASELGAFLSRLFEVASPEVSGGATVTARDLLDEGARRLDGELASDPKTRAAFARTLARLYQELGEGQRAIALARTARDLTVAAEGVGSSPAAEARALVTHVLSDGDDLDAAERELLAAESAGTEHGTPGARALLEARAALLQRRGKPLEAVEIQKQLVAALVADPDPSAALAARAKLAEYLTAAERSGEAIEILRDVVVAATERFGPEHPATARARANLGIALSQADHTSEGVAELRAALAIHRRAQGAAHRETVSSAKELAAALRLDHQIDEASEVLETAARALAETGAERSYLYGNVLNERAILLHRVGKYRQAADVLERVVAIWSALLGPDHPSTLQARSNRVACFVDEGRFAEAEPLARDVLTRQRKVATPVALTAPLNTLGILLVDLDRPAEAEPLFRESLAINLAANGESHDFTIYSRTLVATAALARGALAAASEQLDHALATIDGNESLRARPWAALWTTHAVLLCRTGQFRNAVETARRALRTRLESLPVDNWRVAESRLALAEALAGSGERSAARSEAQQALAVLERSRGELHPLTRRARALLAS; translated from the coding sequence GTGAGCCGCCCGAGCGACGATCCGGCGGTCGATCGCCGAGCGCTGGAGCTCTTCGACGAGCTCGTCGAGATGCCGCCGGCGGAGCGCCAGGCGACACTCGCCCTCGTGCGCGCTGGCGATCCAGAGCTCGCCGAGCGCGTGTCGGCTCTCCTCTCCGCCGATGCCACGGGCTCCCCGCTGCTTGGCGCGCGAGAGGTCCCTCGCTCCGGCACCGTTCCCCGCGGCGAGCAGGGAATGCCTGGCACGCTGCTGGGCCCGTGGCGTCTCCTGCGGCGGATCGGACAGGGGGGGATGGGCGAGGTCTGGGAGGCCGAGCGCACGGAAGGCGACTTTGCGCAGCGTGTCGCCGTCAAGATCGTGTCGCGGGAGCTCACAAGCCCGAGCTTGCGAGCACGATTCGCTCGCGAGCGCCGGATCCTCGCTCGGCTCGACCATCCCTCGATCGCGCGACTCGTCGACGGCGGGGTCGCGAACGACGGCACGCCCTGGCTCGCCATGGAGCTCGTCGAGGGTCTCCCGCTCACCGAGCACTGCCGCTCCCTGGCCCTTCCTCTCGAGGCGGCCTGCCGCCTGCTGCTTGCCGTCGCCGAGGCCGTCGACCATGCCCACCGGGCGCTCGTCATCCATCGCGACCTCAAGCCCTCGAACGTGCTCGTCGATCGCGCGGGCCGCGTTCGCCTCCTCGACTTCGGCATCGCCAAGCTGATCGAGGACGGAGAGACCGGGACGGAGAGCAGCGACTTCGCTGCCGCCCCGGCAACCGCCTTGACCCGGCTCGAAGAGCGGCTCCTGACGCCGTCCTACGCCTCTCCCGAACAGGTTCGCGGCGAACCGGTCTCGATGGCAACCGATGTGTGGGCGCTCGGCGTCCTGCTCTTCGAGCTGCTCGCGGGGCGTCGACCCTTCGACCGTCCGGGAGCCAGCCGCGTCGAAATCGAGCATGCCGTGCTCGAACGCGAACCCGGGAGTCCGTGGGCGGGGAACGCGGGGCGATTCCGGCCAGGCCGCCGGCTGCGCCGAGACCTCGAAGCGATCACCGCCCGCGCCCTGGCGAAGGTGCCCGCCCAGCGCTATCCATCGGTCGACCGGTTCGCCGCCGACCTCGCGTCCGCGCTCGCCGCGCACCCGATCGCCGCGCGCCGGATGGGATTCGGGACGCGCAGCCTGCGCTTCCTGCGCCGCCACCGGATCCCCGCCGCGCTCGTCGCGCTCACGCTGTGCTCCATGGCAGTCGGCGCCGGAGTCAGCCTTCGCCAGGCGCGCGCGCGAGCCCTCGAGGCCCGCCATGCCAGTGAGCTCGGTGCATTTCTCTCGCGCCTCTTCGAGGTCGCGAGCCCCGAGGTCTCCGGCGGAGCGACGGTCACCGCACGCGATCTGCTCGACGAGGGCGCCCGTCGTCTCGACGGCGAACTGGCCAGCGACCCGAAGACGCGCGCCGCCTTCGCGCGCACGCTCGCCCGGCTCTACCAGGAGCTCGGTGAAGGCCAGCGCGCGATCGCCCTGGCGCGAACGGCGCGCGACCTCACGGTGGCCGCCGAGGGAGTCGGCTCGAGCCCGGCCGCCGAGGCCCGCGCGCTAGTGACGCACGTGCTCTCGGACGGCGACGATCTCGATGCCGCCGAGCGTGAGCTCCTCGCGGCCGAATCCGCCGGCACCGAGCACGGGACGCCAGGCGCCCGTGCCCTCCTCGAAGCCCGCGCCGCCCTGCTCCAGCGCCGTGGCAAGCCACTCGAGGCGGTAGAGATCCAGAAGCAGCTGGTGGCCGCTCTCGTGGCCGACCCCGACCCTTCCGCCGCGCTCGCGGCGCGGGCGAAGCTCGCCGAATACCTGACCGCGGCCGAACGCTCGGGCGAGGCGATCGAGATCCTGCGTGACGTCGTCGTCGCGGCCACCGAGCGCTTCGGGCCCGAGCATCCCGCGACGGCCCGCGCCCGCGCCAACCTGGGCATCGCGCTGAGTCAGGCTGACCACACCAGCGAAGGAGTTGCCGAGCTGCGCGCCGCCCTCGCGATCCACCGTCGCGCCCAAGGCGCGGCTCACCGCGAGACCGTTTCCTCCGCCAAAGAGCTGGCCGCCGCCCTGCGGCTCGACCATCAGATCGACGAAGCCTCCGAGGTGCTGGAGACTGCGGCTCGCGCCCTGGCCGAGACCGGTGCCGAACGCTCCTACCTGTACGGCAACGTGCTGAACGAACGCGCCATCCTGCTGCACCGGGTCGGCAAGTATCGCCAAGCAGCCGACGTGCTCGAACGCGTCGTCGCGATCTGGAGCGCGCTGCTGGGCCCCGATCATCCGAGCACTCTGCAGGCACGTTCCAATCGTGTGGCCTGCTTCGTCGACGAAGGGCGATTTGCGGAGGCGGAACCTTTGGCCCGCGACGTGCTCACCCGCCAGCGCAAGGTGGCGACTCCCGTCGCCCTCACCGCGCCGCTGAACACTCTCGGCATTCTGCTCGTCGACCTCGATCGGCCGGCCGAAGCCGAGCCGCTCTTCCGCGAATCGCTCGCTATCAACCTGGCCGCCAACGGCGAGTCTCACGACTTCACGATCTACAGCCGCACGCTGGTGGCCACGGCAGCACTCGCTCGCGGCGCGTTGGCGGCGGCGAGCGAACAGCTCGACCATGCGCTCGCCACGATCGACGGCAACGAATCGCTGCGCGCGCGGCCCTGGGCGGCCCTCTGGACCACGCACGCCGTGCTCCTCTGCCGCACCGGTCAGTTCCGGAATGCCGTCGAGACCGCACGCCGCGCCCTTCGTACCCGCCTGGAGAGCCTGCCGGTCGACAACTGGCGGGTTGCCGAGTCGCGCCTGGCTCTCGCCGAGGCACTCGCCGGCAGCGGAGAGAGGAGCGCGGCCCGCAGTGAAGCGCAACAGGCCCTGGCCGTGCTGGAACGCAGCCGCGGCGAACTCCACCCGCTGACGCGCCGGGCACGCGCCCTGCTCGCCTCCTAG
- the rnc gene encoding ribonuclease III translates to MSEKLGPGGSLPERLFGWLGVDAHSHELEELETLLGWPFRDRRLLETALTHRSYANERESGEHYERLEFLGDSVLGLVAAEWLFLRYPERPEGELSKEKAYFISELALARHADGMRLGRWLRLGVGEERSGGRGKESILADVVEALLGAIYLDGGLGPARLLAWRLLEASAAWTRPAVERDPKTALQEVSQARGWALPAYEIVEEQGPDHEKTFTIACVVDGRVLGRGVGRTKKAAEQAAAAAALEVLATP, encoded by the coding sequence ATGAGCGAGAAACTCGGTCCCGGAGGATCGCTGCCGGAGCGGCTGTTTGGCTGGCTCGGGGTGGACGCGCACTCGCACGAGCTGGAAGAGCTCGAGACGCTCCTCGGTTGGCCGTTCCGCGATCGGCGACTGCTCGAGACGGCGCTGACGCACCGTTCCTACGCCAATGAGCGCGAGAGCGGCGAGCACTACGAGCGGCTGGAGTTCCTGGGTGATTCGGTGCTCGGCTTGGTGGCGGCCGAGTGGCTCTTCCTGCGCTATCCCGAGCGCCCGGAAGGAGAGCTCTCGAAGGAGAAGGCCTACTTCATCAGCGAGCTGGCGTTGGCGCGGCATGCCGACGGGATGCGACTCGGACGTTGGCTGCGGCTGGGGGTCGGCGAAGAACGGTCGGGCGGTCGCGGCAAGGAGTCGATCCTCGCCGATGTCGTCGAGGCGCTGCTCGGAGCGATCTACCTCGACGGCGGTCTCGGTCCGGCGCGACTGCTTGCGTGGCGCCTGCTCGAAGCCTCCGCGGCCTGGACGCGACCGGCCGTCGAACGCGACCCGAAGACCGCTCTCCAGGAAGTCAGCCAGGCGCGGGGGTGGGCGCTGCCGGCCTACGAGATCGTCGAGGAGCAGGGCCCTGACCACGAGAAGACCTTCACCATTGCTTGTGTGGTGGACGGACGCGTGTTGGGTCGCGGCGTCGGGCGCACGAAGAAGGCGGCCGAGCAGGCCGCTGCTGCTGCCGCCCTCGAGGTCCTGGCGACTCCGTGA
- a CDS encoding P-loop NTPase, which yields MFAVPKRIIPVASGKGGVGKTTFAINFALALSRRAPTVLVDLDTGTSSVRTTLSTPVRRDLYHFHRKGTPLSDCITPLDGGLDGDGEFRNFGFVAGPLHFIADLAQPDATFRRRVAAEINTLPADYVVVDLRAGLDENVLDFLPYTNSGVLVFTPHHPTATLAASDIVKAILFRTLRLIFAPGSAVFSLPGMADSHDLIKELLEVTEDVYDESIPNLDALIKDMRDVFGPQPLLDVITDVLEDFRVHYVLNMFNGVQEGYERTLKPFVENVARNVSARPTLTQLGWVVEDERIHQANCSGRPILLDRRQIRKRPAAEADPVMAELEALASSMLGISRRPRRAPALPASVPTPVAPERLDPTELLDAQLASLKAMYSDRSNDTVRENFSYLVFRALNLIAPPRAPSEFGQTAVAQPEQIQRWFMRRQAV from the coding sequence TTGTTCGCTGTGCCTAAGCGGATCATCCCGGTCGCCTCGGGCAAGGGCGGCGTCGGCAAGACGACCTTCGCGATCAATTTCGCCCTGGCTCTCTCGCGCCGTGCGCCGACCGTGCTGGTGGATCTCGACACCGGCACCTCGTCGGTGCGCACCACGCTGAGCACGCCGGTCCGCCGCGACCTGTATCACTTCCACCGCAAGGGGACGCCGCTCTCCGACTGCATCACGCCGCTCGACGGCGGACTCGACGGCGACGGCGAGTTCCGCAACTTCGGTTTCGTTGCCGGCCCGCTGCATTTCATCGCCGACCTGGCCCAGCCCGACGCCACCTTCCGCCGGCGTGTCGCCGCCGAGATCAACACCCTGCCGGCTGATTACGTGGTGGTCGACCTGCGGGCCGGGCTCGACGAGAACGTGCTCGATTTCCTGCCCTACACGAACTCGGGGGTGCTGGTCTTCACGCCGCACCACCCGACGGCGACGCTCGCCGCCTCCGACATCGTCAAGGCGATCCTCTTCCGGACGCTGCGACTGATCTTCGCCCCCGGGTCGGCGGTCTTCTCGCTTCCGGGGATGGCGGATTCTCACGACCTCATCAAGGAGCTCCTCGAGGTCACGGAAGACGTCTACGACGAATCGATCCCCAATCTCGACGCGCTGATCAAGGACATGCGCGACGTCTTCGGCCCGCAGCCGCTGCTCGACGTGATCACCGACGTGCTCGAGGACTTCCGCGTGCACTACGTGCTGAACATGTTCAACGGCGTCCAGGAGGGCTACGAGCGAACGCTCAAGCCGTTCGTCGAGAACGTCGCCCGCAACGTCTCGGCCCGTCCGACGCTGACGCAACTCGGCTGGGTCGTCGAGGACGAGCGGATCCATCAGGCCAACTGCAGCGGCCGGCCGATCCTGCTCGACCGTCGCCAGATCAGGAAGCGACCGGCAGCCGAGGCCGACCCGGTGATGGCCGAGCTCGAGGCGCTGGCCTCGTCGATGCTGGGGATCTCGCGCCGCCCGCGACGGGCGCCGGCTCTCCCGGCCTCGGTGCCGACACCGGTGGCCCCCGAGCGGCTGGACCCGACCGAGCTGCTCGACGCGCAGCTCGCCTCGCTCAAGGCGATGTACTCGGACCGTTCGAACGACACGGTACGCGAGAACTTCTCCTATCTCGTCTTCCGAGCGCTCAACCTGATCGCGCCGCCGCGTGCGCCCAGCGAGTTCGGTCAGACCGCGGTGGCCCAGCCGGAGCAGATCCAGCGCTGGTTCATGCGCCGTCAGGCCGTTTGA
- the mutL gene encoding DNA mismatch repair endonuclease MutL, with translation MSRIHLLPDHLVSQIAAGEVVERPASVVKELLENALDAGAGAVRIELDTGGKARILVADDGSGMSSDDALLAFDRHATSKIESFHDLEQVATLGFRGEALATVAAVARVELRTAEAPGAGTRVRIEGGRILSVEPVALAQGTTIEVRSLFFNVPARRKFLKSTGTELRRCLEVVEGYALAWPEVRFTVIHEGRTLLEAGRVDPATALRERVAEVLGRELAERLVEIPGAPLAPDLDWCRGFVGQPGASSARRLFTWVNRRLVRDRLLNAAFYRAVREEWRSDEAPALILFLTLPPEEVDVNVHPQKAEVLFRDPGLLDRVIERLRPALGAARGEVDAPLRTPHGVGPAPFVGEGLGGWSRPLAGGSVVAEGTSWGGFERQDGWVGKTGVPSLPGVGESFPLGEGARIAEAVYAPLERAPVPLSGRDGQPRPFRLVGQYKGSLVLLEGPDGLYVVDQHVAHERILFERLRRDFAAKGIPSTQTLLEPLILEVSRSESLRLLELADELASAGVELREIAGGRLGVVAVPTSLRAEQAAALLHELAAARGEGQTGVRDRLLEAFAASLACKAAVKMHEPLGPVELERLIGELFTCEQPFACPHGRPIVMVLSDADLERRFGRR, from the coding sequence GTGAGCCGGATCCACCTCCTCCCCGACCATCTGGTCAGCCAGATTGCCGCCGGCGAGGTGGTGGAGCGTCCGGCTTCGGTGGTGAAGGAGCTGCTGGAGAACGCCCTGGACGCGGGTGCCGGTGCGGTGCGCATCGAGCTCGACACCGGGGGCAAGGCGCGCATCCTTGTCGCGGACGACGGCTCCGGGATGAGCTCGGACGACGCCCTGCTGGCCTTCGACCGGCACGCGACGAGCAAGATCGAGAGCTTCCACGACCTCGAGCAGGTCGCCACGCTTGGCTTCCGCGGCGAGGCGCTTGCCACCGTCGCCGCGGTGGCGCGCGTCGAGTTGCGGACCGCCGAGGCCCCGGGGGCCGGAACTCGCGTGCGGATCGAGGGTGGGCGGATCCTCTCGGTCGAGCCGGTGGCGCTGGCGCAAGGCACGACGATCGAGGTTCGCTCGCTCTTCTTCAACGTCCCGGCACGCCGCAAGTTCCTCAAGTCGACGGGAACCGAGCTGCGACGCTGCCTCGAGGTCGTCGAAGGCTACGCACTGGCCTGGCCCGAGGTGCGTTTCACGGTGATCCACGAAGGCCGGACGCTGCTCGAAGCCGGGCGGGTCGATCCGGCGACGGCCTTGCGCGAGAGAGTCGCCGAGGTCCTCGGGCGCGAGCTCGCCGAGCGGCTGGTCGAGATCCCTGGCGCGCCGCTCGCCCCGGACCTCGACTGGTGCCGCGGCTTCGTCGGACAGCCGGGCGCCTCCTCGGCGCGGCGACTCTTCACCTGGGTGAACCGGCGGCTGGTGCGCGACCGCCTGCTCAACGCCGCCTTCTACCGCGCGGTGCGCGAGGAGTGGCGAAGCGACGAAGCGCCGGCGCTGATCCTCTTCCTGACCCTGCCGCCGGAGGAGGTGGACGTCAACGTTCATCCGCAGAAGGCTGAGGTGCTCTTTCGCGATCCCGGGTTGCTCGACCGGGTCATCGAGCGGCTGCGGCCGGCGCTCGGCGCGGCGCGCGGCGAGGTCGACGCACCGCTGCGCACGCCGCACGGAGTCGGGCCGGCGCCGTTTGTCGGTGAAGGACTCGGCGGATGGAGCCGGCCGCTGGCCGGTGGATCGGTCGTCGCGGAAGGGACCTCCTGGGGGGGCTTCGAGAGACAAGACGGCTGGGTAGGGAAGACAGGCGTTCCGTCCCTTCCTGGAGTCGGCGAGTCGTTTCCCCTGGGTGAAGGGGCGCGGATCGCGGAAGCGGTGTACGCGCCGCTGGAGCGGGCGCCGGTACCGTTGTCGGGGCGCGATGGCCAGCCAAGACCATTCCGACTCGTGGGGCAGTACAAAGGCTCGCTGGTGCTTCTGGAAGGGCCGGATGGCCTGTATGTCGTCGACCAGCACGTGGCGCACGAGAGGATTCTCTTCGAGCGTTTGCGGCGTGATTTCGCGGCGAAGGGCATCCCGTCCACCCAGACGCTTCTCGAGCCGCTGATTCTGGAGGTCTCGCGCAGCGAGTCCTTGCGGCTGCTCGAGCTGGCCGACGAGCTCGCCTCGGCCGGGGTCGAGCTCCGCGAGATCGCGGGTGGGCGCCTCGGGGTGGTGGCCGTTCCGACGTCGCTGCGGGCCGAGCAGGCTGCGGCGCTCCTGCACGAGCTGGCGGCGGCGCGTGGCGAAGGGCAGACCGGTGTGCGCGATCGCCTGCTCGAGGCGTTCGCGGCCAGTCTGGCCTGCAAAGCGGCGGTCAAGATGCACGAGCCGCTCGGGCCGGTCGAGCTCGAGCGGCTGATCGGCGAGCTCTTCACTTGCGAGCAGCCCTTCGCGTGTCCCCACGGTCGGCCGATCGTCATGGTGCTGTCGGACGCCGATCTCGAGAGGAGGTTCGGACGGCGATGA
- a CDS encoding sigma-70 family RNA polymerase sigma factor, with translation MSSSPSFVELLQDARSGAPEADQRLYEDIYAELRRVARRQRLRWGASPTLNTTAVVHESYLRLCRGTDLQAEDRQHFLNLAARAMRSVLIDAARRRATAKRGGDPELTPLDEADELPEIALERAPEDLLALDAALVRLERAEARLARVVELRFFCGLSEPEAAAALGVADRTVRRDWRKARAFLLAELGGVVDLQPAAPEAARPSTLS, from the coding sequence ATGTCGAGCTCACCGAGTTTCGTCGAGCTGTTGCAGGATGCGCGCTCTGGGGCCCCCGAGGCCGACCAGCGCCTCTACGAGGACATCTACGCCGAGCTGCGCCGAGTCGCCCGCCGGCAGCGACTTCGCTGGGGAGCCTCGCCGACGCTCAATACGACGGCCGTGGTGCACGAGAGCTACCTCCGGCTCTGTCGCGGTACCGATCTCCAGGCCGAGGATCGCCAGCATTTCCTGAACCTGGCAGCGAGGGCGATGCGCAGCGTCCTGATCGACGCGGCACGCCGCCGAGCTACGGCAAAGCGAGGTGGCGATCCCGAGCTCACGCCACTCGACGAGGCCGACGAGCTACCCGAGATCGCGCTCGAGCGCGCTCCCGAAGACCTGCTCGCGCTCGACGCTGCCCTCGTTCGGCTCGAACGAGCCGAAGCGCGGCTCGCGCGTGTCGTCGAGCTGCGGTTCTTCTGCGGCCTCTCCGAGCCCGAGGCCGCGGCCGCGCTCGGAGTCGCCGACCGGACCGTCCGCCGGGACTGGAGGAAGGCGCGCGCCTTCCTCCTCGCCGAGCTCGGTGGCGTCGTCGACCTGCAACCTGCCGCCCCGGAGGCGGCCCGGCCCTCCACGCTCTCGTGA
- a CDS encoding NAD(P)H-quinone oxidoreductase, which translates to MRAVLPPGRGSAAGKPALGEWPDPVPGVDEVLVRVAAAGLNRADLLQMRGLYPPPPGESEIPGLECAGEVVAAGSAVGSRWQAGDRVLALLAGGGQAELVAIPHGQLMRLPRGLSLIEAAALPEAAITAWTNLVSEGHLEAGETVLIVGAASGVGTFAVQLAREVGARVLVAGRSLERLAALRELGADELLELRPDLGEQLRRVTGGRGVHLVLDLVGGGHVASALAGIAPGGRWVLVGLMAGRSATLDLGLLLQQRVKLIGSVLRPRSRAEKAELVETFVRFASGRLDDGRLRAVVDSVYPWANVAEAYGRLERGPVLGKVVLDLA; encoded by the coding sequence ATGCGAGCCGTCTTGCCTCCCGGTCGAGGAAGCGCGGCCGGGAAACCGGCGCTCGGAGAGTGGCCGGACCCGGTCCCTGGCGTCGACGAGGTCCTGGTGCGGGTCGCCGCGGCCGGGCTCAATCGCGCCGATCTCCTGCAGATGCGTGGGCTCTACCCCCCGCCTCCGGGAGAGAGCGAGATCCCAGGGCTCGAGTGCGCGGGAGAGGTCGTCGCAGCCGGTTCGGCGGTCGGCAGCCGCTGGCAGGCCGGAGATCGCGTTCTCGCGCTGCTTGCCGGGGGAGGGCAGGCGGAGCTCGTGGCGATCCCCCACGGGCAGCTGATGCGGCTTCCGCGCGGCCTCTCGCTGATCGAGGCGGCGGCGCTTCCCGAGGCGGCGATCACCGCGTGGACCAACCTGGTCAGTGAGGGGCACCTCGAAGCCGGAGAGACCGTCCTGATCGTCGGCGCGGCCTCGGGTGTCGGCACGTTCGCGGTCCAGCTCGCCCGGGAGGTCGGGGCCAGGGTCCTCGTCGCCGGTCGTTCGCTCGAGCGGCTTGCAGCCCTGCGCGAGCTCGGGGCCGACGAGCTACTCGAGTTGAGGCCCGACCTCGGAGAGCAGCTGCGGCGGGTGACGGGCGGGAGAGGCGTTCATCTCGTCTTGGACCTCGTCGGCGGCGGACACGTCGCGTCGGCGCTCGCCGGGATCGCGCCCGGCGGCCGATGGGTGTTGGTCGGGTTGATGGCCGGACGATCGGCGACGCTCGACCTCGGACTCCTTCTGCAGCAGCGAGTGAAGCTCATCGGTTCCGTCCTGCGGCCGCGGAGCCGGGCGGAGAAGGCCGAGCTCGTCGAGACCTTCGTGCGATTCGCCTCCGGGCGCCTCGACGACGGTCGCCTGCGAGCGGTGGTCGACTCGGTCTACCCCTGGGCGAACGTGGCGGAAGCTTACGGACGTCTCGAACGGGGACCGGTCCTGGGAAAGGTCGTCCTCGACCTGGCCTGA
- the asnS gene encoding asparagine--tRNA ligase, with translation MTTSPFPVVAVSRFNQHVGETVTVRGWLTQKRSSGKIAFLQIRDGSAIVQAVASRKEIPEAAWADAERVTQESTVTAVGVVRADARAPGGHELLLSDFRVDSLTEDFPITPKEHGVAFLMENRHLWLRSSRQRAALRIRSEVEQGIHDFFHCRDFVKIDSPILTPAACEGTSNLFETDYFGEKAYLSQSGQLYLEPAAAAFGKVYCFGPTFRAEKSKTRRHLMEFWMVEPEVAFLEFEGLCGLAESFVSELVARVLDRCAEDLKVLERDTSALERVRGPFPRITYTEAITRLNAKGNPIVWGDDFGADEETLVAEDFDRPVMVTRFPAAFKAFYMQPDPQDERVVLGLDILAPEGYGEIIGGSQRIHDHDLLLGRIQAHNLPIEAFQWYLDVRKYGSFPHSGFGMGLERFVAWMGKLEHVRETIPYPRLLYKIYP, from the coding sequence ATGACCACTTCGCCGTTTCCCGTCGTCGCCGTGTCGCGCTTCAACCAGCATGTTGGTGAGACCGTCACGGTGCGTGGCTGGCTCACCCAGAAGCGATCGAGCGGCAAGATCGCTTTCCTGCAGATTCGCGACGGCAGCGCGATCGTGCAGGCGGTGGCCAGCCGCAAGGAGATTCCGGAAGCGGCCTGGGCCGACGCCGAGCGGGTGACGCAGGAGTCGACGGTCACGGCGGTCGGCGTCGTGCGCGCCGACGCGCGCGCCCCCGGGGGGCACGAGCTGCTGCTCAGCGACTTCCGCGTCGACAGTCTGACCGAGGATTTCCCGATCACCCCGAAGGAGCACGGGGTCGCGTTCTTGATGGAGAACCGCCACCTCTGGCTGCGGTCGAGCCGCCAGCGTGCGGCGCTGCGGATCCGCAGCGAGGTGGAGCAGGGGATCCACGATTTCTTCCATTGCCGCGATTTCGTCAAGATCGACTCGCCGATCCTGACGCCGGCCGCCTGCGAGGGGACCTCGAACCTCTTCGAGACCGACTACTTCGGCGAGAAGGCCTATCTCTCGCAGTCCGGTCAGCTCTACCTCGAGCCGGCGGCGGCGGCGTTCGGCAAGGTCTATTGCTTCGGCCCGACCTTCCGGGCGGAGAAGTCGAAGACCCGGCGCCACCTGATGGAGTTCTGGATGGTCGAGCCCGAGGTGGCGTTCCTCGAGTTCGAGGGGCTCTGCGGGCTCGCCGAGTCGTTCGTCAGCGAGCTCGTGGCGCGGGTGCTCGATCGTTGCGCCGAGGACCTCAAGGTGCTCGAGCGCGACACCTCGGCGCTCGAACGGGTCCGCGGGCCGTTCCCCCGGATCACCTACACCGAGGCGATCACCCGGCTCAACGCGAAGGGGAACCCGATCGTCTGGGGTGACGACTTCGGCGCCGACGAAGAGACGCTGGTGGCCGAGGATTTCGATCGACCGGTGATGGTGACCCGCTTCCCGGCGGCGTTCAAGGCGTTCTACATGCAGCCGGATCCGCAGGACGAGCGGGTGGTGCTCGGCCTCGACATTCTGGCGCCGGAAGGCTACGGCGAGATCATCGGCGGCAGCCAGCGCATCCACGACCACGACCTGCTGCTCGGCCGGATCCAGGCGCACAACCTCCCGATCGAGGCGTTCCAGTGGTACCTCGACGTGCGCAAGTACGGAAGCTTCCCGCACTCCGGCTTCGGGATGGGGCTCGAGCGGTTCGTCGCCTGGATGGGGAAGCTCGAGCACGTGCGCGAGACCATCCCGTATCCGCGTCTGCTCTACAAGATCTACCCCTGA